A genomic region of Bubalus kerabau isolate K-KA32 ecotype Philippines breed swamp buffalo chromosome 10, PCC_UOA_SB_1v2, whole genome shotgun sequence contains the following coding sequences:
- the SDR39U1 gene encoding epimerase family protein SDR39U1 isoform X2 — MERFPRCQGGRAYYQPSLTAEYDEDSPGGDFDFFSNLVTKWEAAARLPGDSTRQVVVRSGVVLGRGGGAIGHMLLPFRLGLGGPIGSGHQFFPWIHIRDLVGILAHALETSHVQGILNGVAPASSTTNAEFARALGTALGRPAFIPLPSAVVQAVFGRERAVMLLEGQKVVPRRTLAAGYQYSFPELGAALKEVIA, encoded by the exons ATGGAGAGATTCCCAAGGTGCCAAGGAGGGCGAG CTTACTACCAGCCCAGCCTGACTGCGGAGTACGATGAGGACAGCCCAGGCGGGGATTTCGACTTTTTTTCCAACCTCGTAACCAAATGGGAAGCTGCAGCCAGGCTTCCTGGAGATTCTACACGCCAAGTGGTGGTGCGCTCCG GGGTTGTGCTGGGTCGTGGAGGCGGTGCCATTGGTCATATGCTGTTGCCTTTCCGCCTGGGCCTGGGGGGCCCCATTGGATCAGGCCACCAGTTCTTCCCCTGGATTCACATCAGAGACCTGGTGGGAATCCTGGCCCATGCCCTTGAAACAAGCCATGTCCAGGGGATCCTGAACGGAGTGGCTCCTGCCTCCTCCACTACCAATGCTGAGTTTGCCCGGGCCTTGGGCACAGCCCTGGGCCGCCCAGCCTTCATCCCTCTCCCCAGTGCTGTGGTACAAGCTGTCTTTGGACGAGAACGTGCCGTCATGCTGCTGGAGGGCCAGAAGGTGGTCCCACGGCGGACACTGGCTGCTGGCTACCAGTATTCTTTCCcagagctgggggctgccttgaagGAAGTCATAGCCTAA